The sequence atgaattgagttgatTGTTTATGAGAGACTGTGTGGCTGTCTGCAAGTTTTTCtttcctcccttcccccccccctttcttatTGTGTGATTCCTCtcgcttccctgcaactctgagactcGTCTCAAGGATCCTTTCCCTTCTCCTAACCGGCCCTCCACCAATCACACTTAATGAAGTAGATCCAAATAAAATCACGACAAGTCATacagaagaagatggaagatttTGAGTCAAATAGTGGCAGAAGACAGAAGATTTGCATGGTTCaaagaaacaaggatttaaAAAACTTCACTGACCTCTGGCACTCACCCAAACCCGAGACCCAGAACCATATACATCTGTAGCCCTCACCCTTAAAGCATAGGGATCTTGTCTCACTCACTACCAATTAAAACATAATAAGGGAACACACAAAGGGAATCCtctatctctccttctcttaGAATAGAAGTTTTGATGATGCTTTAGTTCCTACAGTTATGGGGTCTACAAAACCACCTCTATCCCACCCGTTCTATGATCTAGAGCCAGACACCCCACAAGCGCATCCATTTACGAGGGAGACACTCCACTTGTCTTGATGGGAGACCTCCAGGGAGGGAAGAATCAACCCAACAGAACACGTTCTTTGATAGAATAAAATGGTGAAACAAGATTCATTTATCTAATCAAATTTAGTTGGAGAAGCCTTTCTTAAGTTTagtaattttgattttcttagtTTGCATCTGCAAAataaggatttttattttctggtaAACAAAGAATTAGTTGCAAACAGAATACAAGAAAGTAATCATGCTTTATTcctaaacctaaaataaaacaaaaaggtGCTTCTTAATAGGGTTAGTGCTAAATCAgttggagaagagaaaagataaaaactccagcatttaaggAAGCATACCTTGGGACATCAGGTCTGTTGACCATGTTGGTTGTGATTCCATGGACATGTGAATTGAGGACATATCGTTCAGGGTTGACTAGGGTCTGGAAGGTACTGTTCTCACCCCCCAAGAGGTCCTGAAGTGCAATCTCAATAATTCGTTCATTATGTCTACTGAACCCAGTGGTTTCAATATCAAAGACAAAAATTGTTAAAAGCCGCTCAATTTCTCTAATATCAACATTAGTTTGTTGGATGTCACAGTATAGTGGTTTTTCAAACTTAAGAACTTCTGATTTCTTTACATGCAAATTGGTCCTTGTTGTGACTGTTCCATCCAAGAGCTCATGCCTGAGGTTGCCAAATTTACTGCTCTGGGTGTCTTTATTTCCTCCAACTTTTGTCGTTATATGTCGTTGCTTCCATTTTCCTCTACCAAGTCCCTCGTCAGAAGGCCCATGGGAATTGGATGCAAGCACATTAAAGTTACAACTGCTTCCGAGATTGCTTCTTAAAGTCTGGAAGTTCTCTGAACAAATACTGGCCCTGGTTGCTGGTCGAAGAAAAAGACTTCCTCTTATCAAAGATGAATTCAGCATCTTGGGTCTTGCAAGACTGAAAAGCAAACAGAGCCTGAATTCATCTGAACAGCGAACTCAATTATTAAAACAGACTAAGCTTCCAATCAATAACAGGTTCTCTATTGCACAAGCAATACGCTTCAATCTGAGGAAACAAGTACAAGCAAATTAGTTGAATgaacaaaattatgaaaatcGATCATGTTGAAAATTAGAAGCACAATATACTAAATTTAGCGGTTTAGCCTCATTGTGATGGAGAAAGCATCAAAAGAAATTAAGATGGGACTACAATAGGTGCATTAGCTGAAATCATAACCAATCCGTGCATTAGCTGGGATCATAACCATGATTTAAGGACTCAGGATCAGCCCCATCCAAGCCTCAATTTGAGTCATTGATTTTGTCCCAGTGAACCTGATTCTGCCCTAATCCCAATATTGTTCACTTCCCTGATTTCTGTCCTTTCCATTACTCAGTCTCAGTTCCAGATTTCAAAACCCTAGATCCAAACCCTAATCTTCCTCTTTAGCTCCAAGCACTTGGAGCTTAATTACCCTAGTTGGGGATAGGGTTTCAACAGTGCCACCATCCACAATATATAATATGGCCTGAGGCTATATTGAGTGCTTATTAGGACGGACTAGAATCAATACACTATAAGTGGTGCCCATTAGAATACACCCATTTGGGGATTTGTGACCTCTTGCCTCCTTTCATAAGCCTATAACCATTCTACTATGAGAGTGTTTGACTTTCTATGGGAGAATCACAAGCCAATCAGATCAGACCAAGATGTTTTGAGAGTTTGGAAATGATCTAACAGTGACAATATCACATTTTACAGACACACCGACCTATCTGTATATTTAAAGCCATAAATGGCCGCAATAAGATTGGCTCTAGGAATATTTCAATTCTATCTGATATGATTTCATAATCAGACAAAGTAAGATTTTTTGAATCTACGAATCAGTAGAGCAAGTCATTTACTATGTGGTCTGTACGGTCTAAATCTTTATGCTTGAACAGCATCCAAAATTTATAGAACAATGTTGATCCTAATTGAGAGCAAAGAATACAAATGGGCTTATAACACAAAAGTTCATATTTCAGGAATGGGACTGGGTATTTGGATCTTATTTCCCTTAGATTAAATATAATATTACCTCCAATATCAG is a genomic window of Macadamia integrifolia cultivar HAES 741 unplaced genomic scaffold, SCU_Mint_v3 scaffold1681, whole genome shotgun sequence containing:
- the LOC122064549 gene encoding LOW QUALITY PROTEIN: exonuclease DPD1, chloroplastic/mitochondrial (The sequence of the model RefSeq protein was modified relative to this genomic sequence to represent the inferred CDS: inserted 1 base in 1 codon) → MNSGSVCFSVLQXPKMLNSSLIRGSLFLRPATRASICSENFQTLRSNLGSSCNFNVLASNSHGPSDEGLGRGKWKQRHITTKVGGNKDTQSSKFGNLRHELLDGTVTTRTNLHVKKSEVLKFEKPLYCDIQQTNVDIREIERLLTIFVFDIETTGFSRHNERIIEIALQDLLGGENSTFQTLVNPERYVLNSHVHGITTNMVNRPDVPRMEDLIPILMQYVRSRQKPGGSVLFVAHNARNFDVPFLINEFARHSREIPLDWLFFDTLPLARLLMKSDGSKLCSTSQQALREYYDVQLEGKAHRAMSDVKSLSQILQRLTFDLKLPVSGILEASFKASALTNSAALTNSKKKKKSS